DNA sequence from the Bacteroidota bacterium genome:
CCGAACATGAGTGGTGGCACAAGCCAACGCAGGGCTCAAGCACACACGTTGTTAGAAAACACTGTGTTAGAAAACAGCTTGTGATGCAATATCCTGATACCCAGGCTCCATCGCTCAGTGGAGCCTGGGTATCAGGATATTGCATCACAAGCTGTTTTCTAACACAGTGTTTTCTAACAACGTGTGTGCTTGAGCCCTGCGTTGGCTTGTGCCACCACTCATGTTCGGAGAGAAAATAACGATTATATTGCTCTTGATAAGTCTAACAGAGCCCCCGAAGGATCTGGTCCAGCAGTTTACCTTGTAGGAATAGCGCCCTGTTGCACCCATGTCATCCTTCGGGGACTCAGGATGAGGTTGAATCGAGCAGCGCGCCATTCTTGTCAATCTCTCCGCCAGGAGATGGTATCTCCTTCCAGTATGCCATTGTTGTCGGTAAAGCCGGCAATCACTTCAACTACATAAGCCGCAGGATACTCCGAAGGCACGCTGTCGGGTGAGAGGGGGGTCGTGTATTTTGCAATATGAACAATCTCCATCGCGCTGTTGATGAAGATGATGTCGAGCGAAATGGTGGTGTTGGACATCCAGAAACTCTGAATGCGTTCTTCTGGCATAACAAAAAGCATCCCGGAACGATCTGGCAGTCCGGTTCGCTGCATCAGGCCCCGCGTTATGCTGGAGTCATTGTCTGCAATTTCGATGTCCAGGCTAAGATAGTTTTCTCCGCCCCGCAACAGGTCCAGTGTGCCATCTTTTCTGAATGGAATATTAACCTCCGTTTCCGCCTCGGAATTGGGTGGCGATGCAGATTCAGTTTCGCAACCCATGCAAATAAGGCCGGCAAGCAAGAAAAGAGAAACAGACTTCAGTGTATACATATCGGGGATAATGTAGGATCAACGTTTATGCCTTACAAATAAACAAAGGCAGCCGCTCAAAAACCTTAAACCAGCAACCTTCAACAGCAAACACAAACATGTGTTTGCTGTCAGCTGTCTTTCAAACGCCATCGGATACGCATGGATTCATCGATGCCATACCGGTCGGAAAATCCTCCGTTTACTTCCAAAACAAAGAGGGCAGGGCCAGAGGAGGCAATGGTCTGTTCGGTAAACGGCCGCGCGCGTTTGGCGATGCTGACGATGTTTGAGTCAGCATCTACAAAAATCAAATCGAGGGGCAGAGGTGTGTTTCGCATCCAGAACGTCTGGATTTTTTCCTCGTCGTCGAGGAAGAGCATGCCGCCGCGTGCCGGCAACGAGGTGCGCTGCATGAGGCCGCGTGCACGCGCTGAGTCGCCCTCCGCAATTTCTATTACAATGGTGGTCAATACGCTGCCATCCGGGCGAAGGACTTCCAGTAGACCGTCTGCCCTGAATTCTATTTCAGGCGCGTCAATGACCTGGCTGCTGTCATCGGAGGTACAGCCAGCGACGAGCAAAAGGATAGCCACAAGGAGGAAATGGCGTGCGCGCATGGGCTTTTGTAGAGTCATGGGTTTAGAGCATTTATACCGGGAAGAATACCTAAAACAGCAGGCGCGTAAAGGCAGCCTGGCTCTGGGCTTTTCCTTCTTCAGACAATCGGACGCGATTGTTGCGAATCGGTTCAATTATTCCTTCAGATTCCAGCCATGCAAGTTCCTCGATGTGGTCCGAGAGCAAGTCGAGTCCATAAGCCGACTCCAGGCGGAGCAAATCGAGTCCTTCGGCATGCTGCAGGCGCAGGAATACGTATTCATTGGCCAGGGTATCCAGGTCGAGCCGGCTGCGGCTTTCCACAGGCAGTTCTTTTTGTTCAAGTAACGCGCCGTAATACGCAATATTGTCTACATTGGCCCACCGATTGGCT
Encoded proteins:
- a CDS encoding DUF192 domain-containing protein, which codes for MTLQKPMRARHFLLVAILLLVAGCTSDDSSQVIDAPEIEFRADGLLEVLRPDGSVLTTIVIEIAEGDSARARGLMQRTSLPARGGMLFLDDEEKIQTFWMRNTPLPLDLIFVDADSNIVSIAKRARPFTEQTIASSGPALFVLEVNGGFSDRYGIDESMRIRWRLKDS
- a CDS encoding DUF192 domain-containing protein; amino-acid sequence: MYTLKSVSLFLLAGLICMGCETESASPPNSEAETEVNIPFRKDGTLDLLRGGENYLSLDIEIADNDSSITRGLMQRTGLPDRSGMLFVMPEERIQSFWMSNTTISLDIIFINSAMEIVHIAKYTTPLSPDSVPSEYPAAYVVEVIAGFTDNNGILEGDTISWRRD